Proteins co-encoded in one Stomoxys calcitrans chromosome 5, idStoCalc2.1, whole genome shotgun sequence genomic window:
- the LOC106087486 gene encoding protein angel: MFSWSLGGSTKYLTILKRELDCIRQHKCFLKKSSGIRKIQRPPMERNWKPPLQESSNSYRLLSYNILAQELLTDNMFLYYDNDPKFLSWKYRIGQLGLEVNKLQPDIMCLQEVQHVHLKEMVRLFGARNSGPIKLEYLFKKRTGARCDGCAILYDKSKFKLIEDSIIEYYDEGCSISNRENIALMAKFALRSDPATTFVVVTTHLLYNPRRHDVRVSQISKLIRGIIKFSKDPTKDTHRLPVILTGDFNCTPDSTPFRMLTTERRAVVPAAKEEKEEHFLLESIHFGSDCASTFQNQWIVVDYILKSCAFGGEKTIQINSTYNLPNVISCQSYGKIPNKNYGSDHFSLAIQFSII; encoded by the coding sequence ATGTTCTCATGGTCTCTTGGGGGATCCACTAAATATTTGACGATATTGAAACGTGAACTTGATTGCATAAGGCAGCACAAATGTTTCTTAAAGAAAAGCAGCGGCATTAGAAAAATACAAAGACCACCAATGGAGCGTAACTGGAAACCACCACTGCAAGAAAGCAGCAACTCTTACCGACTTTTGTCGTATAATATATTAGCACAGGAGCTATTGACGGACAACATGTTTCTCTACTATGATAATGACCCCAAATTTCTGAGTTGGAAGTACCGAATTGGCCAGCTTGGCCTGGAAGTAAATAAACTTCAACCTGACATAATGTGCTTGCAAGAAGTGCAACACGTTCATCTCAAGGAAATGGTTCGTCTTTTCGGTGCAAGAAATAGTGGTCCCATAAAGCTGGAGTATTTGTTCAAGAAGAGGACTGGAGCTCGCTGCGATGGCTGTGCCATACTTTACGATAAAAGTAAATTCAAACTAATTGAGGATAGCATTATTGAATATTATGACGAGGGATGTAGCATTTCAAATAGAGAGAACATTGCCTTGATGGCGAAATTTGCTCTGCGTTCTGATCCAGCGACTACATTTGTAGTGGTAACTACACACCTTCTGTACAATCCACGTAGGCACGATGTTCGCGTTAGCCAAATAAGTAAATTGATTAGAGGCATAATAAAATTCTCCAAAGACCCCACTAAAGACACCCATCGACTTCCAGTTATATTGACAGGTGATTTCAATTGTACACCAGACAGTACCCCTTTTCGCATGCTAACAACGGAACGCCGAGCTGTGGTCCCAGCAGCTAAAGAAGAGAAAGAGGAACACTTTTTATTGGAATCAATACATTTTGGATCCGATTGTGCCTCCACCTTTCAAAATCAGTGGATCGTTGTAGATTACATTTTAAAGTCATGTGCGTTTGGAGGCGAAAAGACCATACAAATAAACAGTACCTATAATTTACCAAATGTGATTTCATGCCAATCGTATGGCAAAATTCCAAATAAGAATTATGGATCAGATCACTTTTCCTTGGCTATACAGTTCTCGATTATTTAG